One stretch of Tribolium castaneum strain GA2 chromosome 5, icTriCast1.1, whole genome shotgun sequence DNA includes these proteins:
- the Hs6st gene encoding heparan-sulfate 6-O-sulfotransferase 2, translating to MKNLKSVSVQVIDSDIALLLPNGVYEIKQMEPKSSRLRRIGIFCVALALFGIVGFGYFCPDKVCALSNKEASISLEDNLGKSLSQASSKVGLSYEDMLNDDFFDMDSHDVMVFLHMQKTGGTSFGKHLVHDLDLKRPCTCPLTRKRCYCFRPHSNQSWLFSRYTTGWKCGLHADWTELTSCVDEKLDELEGNVVKRRYFYITLLREPVARYLSEFRHVQRGATWKGSRHFCRGRPATDDEIPPCYEGPDWGGVALDEFIECESNLAVNRQTRMLADLELVGCYDKSYMSKADRDRTMLISAKKNLESMAFFGLTEYQKMSQYIFEETFNLRFAVPFEQNNATVSSSTMPTLTDEQAAKIVALNSLDIELYKYAKELLFKRFERLRARDSDFNKRYSHLGELTARSGVTEFDWDRLVEDATVSN from the exons ATGAAGAATTTGAAGAGCGTGTCGGTGCAAGTAATTGACAGCGACATAGCCTTGCTGTTGCCGAATGGTGTgtatgaaataaaacaaatggaGCCAAAATCTTCCAGATTGAGACGGATAGGGATTTTCTGTGTGGCTCTGGCCCTATTCGGCATCGTAGGTTTCGGCTACTTTTGTCCAGACAAA GTATGTGCCCTTAGTAATAAAGAAGCATCCATATCACTAGAAGACAATTTAGGGAAATCGCTCTCTCAAGCTAGCAGTAAAGTAGGTTTAAGTTATGAGGATATGTTGAACGATGATTTTTTCGATATGGATTCACATGATGTAATGGTGTTTCTCCACATGCAGAAGACTG GTGGCACCTCCTTTGGCAAACACCTCGTCCACGACCTGGACTTGAAACGTCCATGCACTTGTCCACTAACCCGGAAGCGTTGCTATTGTTTCCGTCCGCATTCCAACCAATCGTGGCTCTTCAGCCGCTACACCACCGGCTGGAAATGCGGCCTCCATGCCGACTGGACCGAACTAACCAGTTGTGTAGACGAAAAACTCGACGAACTTGAAGGTAACGTCGTCAAAAGACGCTACTTCTACATCACCCTTCTTCGAGAGCCCGTTGCTCGATATCTGAGCGAATTCAGACATGTCCAACGTGGGGCCACCTGGAAGGGCTCCCGACACTTCTGCAGAGGGCGTCCAGCCACCGACGACGAAATACCCCCATGTTACGAGGGCCCCGATTGGGGCGGAGTCGCCCTTGATGAGTTCATCGAATGCGAGAGTAATTTGGCAGTGAATCGCCAAACGCGAATGTTGGCAGATCTCGAATTGGTGGGTTGTTATGATAAGAGTTACATGTCGAAGGCGGATAGAGACAGGACGATGTTGATAAGCGCGAAAAAAAATCTCGAATCGATGGcgttttttggtttaacaGAATACCAAAAAATGTCGCAGTATATTTTCGAGGAGACTTTTAATTTGAGGTTTGCGGTGCCGTTTGAGCAAAATAATGCGACGGTTTCGAGTTCAACAATGCCGACTTTGACCGACGAACAAGCGGCAAAAATTGTCGCATTGAATAGTCTTGATATCGAGTTGTATAAATACGCCAAAGAATTGTTGTTTAAACGATTCGAACGGTTAAGGGCGAGAGATAGCGATTTTAATAAGAGGTATAGTCATTTGGGTGAGTTGACTGCAAGGAGTGGTGTCACGGAGTTCGATTGGGATAGGTTGGTTGAAGATGCGACCGTTTCGAATTAG
- the LOC135266408 gene encoding zinc finger protein OZF-like — protein MDKKYEKHCRICVKETTNGVYLFDATISDSETYIVDFLRQITNLEISEDDGLTNILCPTCVTKVFDCFDLVQICIASDAILRSAKDTKCDSNKQNSDLIKSEDLNLPKDSEFQCRICKLTFSNKTSLNKHNKSTHKDDNPFKCDQCSQSFRKKMHLNVHQRSHTKDEDKKFFCKSCDKQFMYEYLLRQHEYKHTDEKPFPCSVCNRGCLTAESLRRHMRIHDRNYVKKKHSCEICHKEFPYPSFLAEHMKNHTGEKPHLCSTCGKGFRQSGALHYHQRIHTGDKKFSCTICNGRFMSQSVLKVHMRKHTNERPYVCHICGMAFRQSTDMKSHQRTHSGDKPVLCNICGKRMSTTGQLTIHIRSHTGEKPFSCSNCPKAFTSRAMLVKHERIHTGERPYRCNVCGKAFNQSGTLRTHKKTHECDKKRRKSEKQKEVIEDKAYQSSDAVFFKNEFVNLETEIVTDEFIGSNVQDIEVKTSDGCMKTQLTLILPAPIPLLQNL, from the exons ATGGACAAGAAATATGAGAAACACTGCCGAATCTGTGTAAAAGAGACAACAAACGGTGTGTATTTATTTGACGCAACAATTTCTGACAGTGAGACCTacattgttgattttttacgCCAAATAACGAATTTGGAG ATAAGTGAAGACGATGGCCTTACGAATATTTTATGTCCTACATGTGTTACCAAAGTTTTTGACTGTTTTGATTTGGTCCAAATATGTATTGCTTCAGATGCTATTCTTCGGAGTGCTAAGGACACGAAATGTGAttcaaataagcaaaatagtGATTTAATCAAATCAGAAGACCTAAATTTGCCTAAAGATAGTGAATTTCAATGTAGGATTTGTAAATTGACTTTCAGCAATAAAACTAGCCTGAACAAACATAATAAAAGTACACACAAGGACGACAATCCTTTTAAATGTGATCAGTGTTCACAATCATTTCGGAAAAAGATGCACTTGAATGTACATCAACGCTCACATACCAAAGACGAGGATAAgaagtttttttgtaaaagttgtGACAAACAATTCATGTATGAATATTTACTGAGACAGCATGAGTACAAACACACGGATGAGAAACCTTTTCCCTGCAGTGTCTGTAATAGAG GGTGCCTTACTGCGGAAAGCTTAAGACGCCACATGCGAATCCACGATcgaaattacgtaaaaaagaAGCACTCGTGTGAAATTTGCCACAAAGAATTCCCCTACCCTAGTTTTCTAGCTGAACATATGAAAAATCACACCGGGGAAAAACCTCACTTGTGCTCCACTTGTGGTAAGGGTTTTCGACAAAGTGGAGCCTTACATTACCATCAGAGGATTCACACTGgtgataaaaaattcagttGTACGATTTGTAATGGACGTTTCATGTCTCAAAGTGTTCTAAAAGTGCACATGCGAAAGCACACAAATGAAAGGCCTTACGTTTGCCATATCTGCGGTATGGCGTTTAGACAATCAACGGACAtgaaaagtcaccaaagaacCCACAGTGGTGACAAACCAGTACTGTGTAATATTTGTGGCAAGCGGATGTCAACGACCG GCCAACTAACCATTCATATCAGATCTCACACCGGCGAAAAGCCGTTTTCTTGCTCAAATTGCCCTAAAGCGTTCACGTCTAGGGCGATGTTAGTCAAACACGAACGGATTCATACAGGAGAGAGGCCGTATCGATGTAATGTTTGTGGCAAAGCGTTCAATCAAAGCGGGACTTTAAGGACGCACAAAAAAACTCATGAATGTGATAAGAAACGGagaaaaagtgaaaaacaaaaagaagtTATCGAGGATAAGGCCTATCAAAGTTCGGACGCtgtgtttttcaaaaacgaatttgtcaatttgGAAACTGAGATTGTTACTGACGAGTTTATTGGTAGTAACGTCCAGGATATTGAAGTTAAGACGAGTGATGGGTGTATGAAAACTCAACTGACGCTTATTCTGCCTGCGCCTATACCGCTACTGCAAAATCtgtaa
- the LOC103313217 gene encoding zinc finger protein ZFP2, whose amino-acid sequence MSKMKIRMRLINVNKVCRTCLSERGHLREIFSTKLPKMMENCASIQVCENDELPPHVCITCFHLIAKFYTFKKKMERSDRILRTYLKQNKMKQKDILDIAISEAQIEQSNNDDLGDISEEDIPLSKRKVKKSPRLLRQSKVKANKIIDDFIKDNSDYSIEFVKVENDQQPIITEGPPPLVPLEPTKKIDSTETPITKALPDDNPPPLIPIKPIISNVIENALEITVNCTNCNQQFNSLTALKDHKLNDCKQNNLKCNICRKEFKERKRLIGHLKGHMVVKDYGCKICGKRYPNPSTFRVHMRTHTGERPFKCQICNKGFVRWAGVVGHMRTHQSHKPYKCETCGKGFKISSNLERHKVLHSESLPYCCNYCGKTFSQSDNLQLHIRTYHTNERPYLCNECGKGFVSSTRLNRHMWVHTGYKPYRCKACPKAYSNSNDLKNHERYHLGNSNEGDKPYVCKVCEMRFYHPCRLNKHMKTHERPFSCSICFKSFNSNALLTKHLTGKKSVHLVQVEEVQQDNEGVNQIFLDY is encoded by the exons ATGTCGAAGATGAAGATAAGGATGAGACTAATCAATGTGAATAAAGTGTGCAGGACTTGTTTAAGTGAACGCGGCCACTTGAGGGAAATTTTCTCGACAAAATTGCCAAAGATGATGGAAAATTGTGCTTCAATACAG GTTTGTGAGAACGATGAGCTTCCGCCCCACGTCTGCATCACCTGTTTTCACTTAATCGCAAAGTTTTACACATTCAAGAAGAAAATGGAACGGAGCGATCGAATTTTAAGGACGTACTTGAAACAGaacaaaatgaaacaaaaggATATTTTAGACATTGCCATAAGTGAAGCCCAGATTGAACAATCCAATAATGACGATCTTGGCGATATTAGTGAAGAAGACATTCCGTTAAGTAAGCGTAAGGTGAAGAAAAGCCCACGTTTGTTACGTCAAAGTAAAGTAAAAGCGAACAAAATAATTGACGATTTTATAAAAGACAATTCGGACTATTCCATCGAGTTTGTTAAAGTCGAAAACGACCAACAACCAATCATCACTGAGGGACCCCCACCTCTAGTCCCGCTTGAaccaaccaaaaaaatcgacaGTACCGAAACACCAATCACGAAAGCGCTACCAGACGACAACCCCCCACCACTAATCCCCATCAAACCAATCATTTCAAACGTAATAGAAAACGCCCTCGAAATCACAGTCAATTGTACCAACTGCAACCAACAATTCAATTCCCTAACCGCGTTAAAAGACCACAAACTGAACGACTGCAAACAAAACAACCTCAAATGCAACATATGTCGCAAGGAGTTCAAAGAGCGCAAACGCCTGATTGGCCACTTGAAGGGCCACATGGTCGTGAAAGACTACGGTTGCAAAATCTGTGGTAAGCGATATCCGAACCCTAGTACATTTCGAGTGCACATGCGCACACATACGGGCGAAAGGCCCTTCAAGTGCCAAATTTGCAATAAGGGTTTCGTGCGATGGGCCGGGGTTGTAGGGCACATGCGCACCCACCAATCACACAAGCCCTACAAGTGCGAAACTTGCggtaaaggttttaaaatatCGTCCAATTTGGAACGCCACAAAGTCCTTCATTCTGAAAGTTTGCCCTACTGTTGCAACTATTGCGGGAAGACATTCAGCCAATCGGATAATTTGCAATTACACATTCGGACCTATCACACCAACGAACGGCCCTACCTTTGCAACGAGTGCGGGAAAGGGTTCGTCAGCTCCACTAGGTTGAATAGACATATGTGGGTGCATACGGGTTATAAGCCGTATCGTTGTAAAGCTTGTCCGAAGGCCTATTCGAATTCAAACGATTTGAAAAATCATGAGAGGTACCATTTGGGGAATAGCAACGAAGGGGATAAGCCCTACGTGTGTAAAGTGTGCGAGATGAGGTTTTATCATCCTTGTAGGCTGAATAAACATATGAAGACGCATGAAAGACCATTTTCGTGCTCGATTTGTTTCAAGAGTTTTAATTCGAATGCGTTGTTGACGAAACATTTGACGGGAAAAAAAAGTGTGCATTTAGTGCAAGTGGAAGAGGTGCAGCAGGATAATGAGGGTgttaatcaaattttcttgGATTATTGA
- the Zwilch gene encoding protein zwilch yields MSVKVITTKQPSYLEALLQENCNLKLVYHDKKAESAHVIASGDESNIPDVSELDLTGHPLQVDLGGDDVIENGISEKPANWSSQEASQFPLTFSEGRTFINKQLRLGSPNESIYCICDGSDEEKTVGLGVVVAPHKNIRTLVRILPCCEENSEQTSLEHLQNEFLKLLGDYNADVKICIKKTYNLFGYNLKNCHALQNAECNGNITLDVLTVEKSKFYKSNHVSKMNFQVIIGHNNSRIRRLFEELCLVQSYIAVIQNNQQLNANTIINCEDGMDYSDITSKIVDLLRVQEIYSERPSFNKLDLENLRETSIFDKLWDILKHCKSVGDLHDCFQLFFEELEVVEARVGILEGCNDSTVAELVKGILDDRVVVTTLSLPQCLEFLIDLGLVKLKNDYLAIITSFPQIARDGLLKMWSDFKGEDCVNIIPKRKSRVTINSKSVISDMTSSKLKLFFLDSLHKVSELMLLYRDNLPVSDENFDAFCRAVCDKFIDRFERVIVWIDLKQLRLCQVSGVPSIGERQFLQNNSPSAFAVKMNSVVNREEITAVYHFSDFLILPPCVYDNYEVSCEKDSGKMLYVTQLLSYNDCC; encoded by the exons ATGTCTGTTAAAGTAATAACCACGAAACAACCTTCTTATTTGGAGgctttattacaagaaaattgcaacCTTAAATTAGTTTATCACGAC aaaaaagcAGAAAGTGCTCATGTAATAGCCTCTGGGGATGAATCTAATATTCCTGACGTGAGTGAATTGGATTTAACAGGACACCCTTTACAAGTCGATCTTGGAGGAGATGATGTAATTGAAAATGGAATTTCCGAAAAACCGGCAAATTGGTCATCTCAGGAAGCTTCACAATTTCCACTTACTTTTTCAGAGGGCAG aacatttataaataaacaactaAGGCTTGGCTCACCGAATGAGTCAATCTATTGCATTTGTGATGGAAGCGATGAGGAAAAAACTGTTGGATTAGGCGTTGTTGTTGCTCCACATAAAAATATCAGAACTCTTGTTCGTATCTTACCTTGTTGTGAAGAAAACAGTGAACAAACAAGTCTGGAGCATTTGCAAAATGAGTTCCTTAAATTGTTAGGAGATTATAATGCTGATGTGAagatttgtattaaaaaaacgtaCAATTTGTTCGGCTACAACTTGAAAAACTGTCACGCGCTTCAAAATGCTGAATGCAATGGAAATATCACCCTTGATGTCTTAACTGTTGAAAAgagtaaattttacaaaagtaaTCATGTTTCGAAAATG aattttcaagttataatTGGGCACAACAATTCTCGTATCAGGCGTTTATTTGAAGAATTATGTCTTGTACAGTCCTATATTGCTGTAATTCAAAATAACCAACAATTGAACGCCAATACTATTATCAATTGTGAAGACGGGATGGACTATAGTGACATTACTTCGAAAATTGTTGATTTGTTGCGTGTCCAAGAAATATACAGCGAACGGCCCAGTTTTAATAAACTGGATTTAGAAAATTTGAGGGAAACCagcatttttgacaaattatgGGACATCTTGAAAC ATTGCAAAAGTGTGGGTGATTTACACGATTGTTTCCAACTGTTTTTTGAAGAATTGGAGGTTGTTGAAGCAAGGGTTGGAATTTTAGAAGGATGTAATGATTCCACGGTTGCTGAGCTTGTGAAAGGGATTTTAGACGATCGTGTTGTTGTCACTACTTTAAGTTTGCCTCAATGCCTGGAATTTCTCATTGATCTAGGTTTGGTGAAGCTTAAAAATGACTACCTTGCCATTATCACCAGTTTTCCTCAAATTGCCAGAGATGGACTTTTGAAGATGTGGAG CGATTTTAAGGGCGAGGATTGTGTGAACATAATCCCGAAACGCAAATCTCGAGTTACCATCAACAGCAAAAGTGTGATTTCGGATATGACAAGTAGCAAACTTAAATTATTCTTCTTGGATTCGTTGCATAAAGTTAGCGAGTTGATGCTTTTGTACAGGGATAATTTGCCGGTTTCTGACGAGAATTTTGATGCTTTTTGTCGAGCTGTGTGTGACAAATTTATAGATAGGTTTGAAAGAGTGATCGTTTGGATCGATTTGAAACAGTTGCGTCTTTGCCAGGTGTCAGGTGTTCCCTCAATTGGAGAAAGGCAGTTTTTACAAAA TAATTCGCCCAGTGCTTTTGCTGTGAAAATGAATTCTGTGGTGAACAGGGAAGAAATTACGGCGGTTTATcatttttctgattttctaATTCTCCCACCTTGCGTTTATGATAATTATG AAGTCAGCTGCGAGAAAGATAGTGGGAAAATGCTGTACGTTACGCAACTCTTAAGTTATAATGAttgttgttga